In a single window of the Hoyosella subflava DQS3-9A1 genome:
- a CDS encoding GNAT family N-acetyltransferase produces MMIRDATAADAAACAAIYAPYVTETAVSFETEAPSVADMAARIASARDEYAWIVLEDDGVVVGYAHGGSHKVRAAYRWSCEVSIYMQMGRRRTGGGRLLYRELFTRLAARGYRTAVAGVALPNDASVGVHTAMGFEQVGVYKRIGWKNGAWHDVAWFQLALTDHEDEPPQAIS; encoded by the coding sequence TTGATGATCCGCGATGCCACCGCTGCGGACGCCGCAGCGTGCGCTGCGATCTACGCACCATATGTCACCGAAACGGCGGTTTCTTTCGAGACCGAGGCCCCATCCGTTGCTGACATGGCAGCGCGCATCGCGAGCGCCCGCGATGAGTATGCGTGGATTGTCCTGGAAGATGACGGCGTCGTGGTCGGATACGCACATGGGGGTTCGCACAAGGTGCGCGCTGCTTATCGATGGTCGTGCGAGGTGAGTATCTACATGCAGATGGGGCGGCGCCGCACGGGAGGTGGCCGCCTGCTTTATCGCGAGCTCTTCACGCGACTGGCAGCCCGCGGCTACCGCACGGCGGTAGCGGGCGTGGCACTTCCGAACGACGCCAGCGTGGGCGTTCACACGGCGATGGGCTTCGAGCAGGTCGGTGTGTACAAGCGGATCGGATGGAAGAACGGCGCGTGGCACGATGTTGCCTGGTTTCAGCTGGCCCTCACGGATCACGAGGACGAGCCACCGCAGGCGATTAGCTGA
- a CDS encoding ArsR/SmtB family transcription factor, translating into MVQYREQLDWGFAALADQTRRGILEHLGAGDASISELAEMFRMTLTGMKKHIQVLESAQLVTTHKAGRVRYCSLGPRRLDAETAWIENYRQMLEMRLDRLGDFLEQTKGQMS; encoded by the coding sequence ATGGTTCAGTATCGGGAGCAGCTCGACTGGGGTTTCGCGGCACTGGCCGATCAGACCAGACGCGGCATCCTCGAGCATCTCGGTGCCGGTGATGCATCGATTTCCGAACTCGCAGAAATGTTTCGAATGACCCTGACGGGGATGAAGAAACACATCCAGGTTCTCGAATCAGCTCAATTGGTCACAACGCACAAGGCCGGAAGGGTCCGGTACTGCAGCCTCGGGCCCCGGCGGCTAGACGCCGAAACCGCGTGGATCGAAAACTACCGCCAGATGCTCGAGATGCGCCTTGACCGACTCGGCGACTTTCTCGAGCAAACGAAAGGACAAATGTCATGA
- a CDS encoding SRPBCC family protein produces MTTSTPADSLSVSTPGDREIQIARIFNAPRVIVWRAMTEPQLVAQWWGRGNKLEIERMVVERGGHWRFVEHADGEQHGFEGRYREVTPPERLVYTFEWDGMPGYVVVDSVTLEDLGDGRTRVVTHSIFHTSAERDGMLESGMSQGLSASYVALDQLLDSLK; encoded by the coding sequence ATGACTACCTCAACGCCCGCGGACTCACTCAGTGTGTCAACACCAGGCGACCGCGAAATCCAGATCGCACGAATCTTCAATGCGCCTCGTGTCATAGTCTGGCGCGCTATGACCGAGCCGCAGCTCGTCGCGCAGTGGTGGGGGCGGGGCAACAAACTCGAGATTGAAAGGATGGTTGTAGAACGTGGCGGGCACTGGCGGTTCGTCGAGCACGCTGACGGTGAGCAGCACGGATTCGAGGGCCGCTATCGCGAGGTCACGCCACCCGAACGGCTTGTGTACACCTTCGAGTGGGACGGCATGCCCGGCTATGTCGTCGTCGACAGCGTGACTCTCGAGGACCTCGGCGATGGGCGAACCCGCGTAGTCACGCACTCGATTTTCCATACCAGCGCAGAACGCGACGGAATGCTCGAGTCTGGGATGTCGCAGGGACTCAGTGCAAGTTACGTCGCACTCGACCAGCTCCTCGACTCCCTGAAGTAG
- a CDS encoding ABC transporter ATP-binding protein, which translates to MLEIDGLCKKYGDITALRDVTFDVRPGEILGFVGSNGAGKSTTMRIALGVLTADSGQVRLDDRPIDFATRKTIGYMPEERGLYPKMKVADQLVFLAELHGMTRKEAFLSMERWTDRLGLEDKRGRDVQELSLGNQQRVQLAAALVHDPVVLVLDEPFSGLDPVAVDVMSEVLREKARLGAPVVFSSHQLDLVERLCDRVGIIVRGEMRAIGSVEELRARGKRQLAVSAPNAPTVWAEQIPGVRLLSSNGNAVSLLELEDHVDDQSVLQAALAHGPVRHFAAHRPTLTELFREVVSE; encoded by the coding sequence ATGCTTGAGATTGACGGGCTGTGCAAAAAGTATGGTGACATCACTGCGTTGCGGGACGTCACCTTTGACGTTCGTCCAGGGGAGATCCTTGGGTTCGTTGGCAGCAACGGGGCAGGAAAATCAACCACCATGCGGATCGCGCTGGGGGTGCTGACTGCGGATTCCGGCCAAGTGCGACTCGACGACCGGCCGATCGATTTCGCCACCCGGAAGACGATCGGTTACATGCCGGAGGAACGCGGCCTCTACCCGAAAATGAAAGTGGCCGATCAGTTGGTCTTCCTGGCCGAACTCCATGGGATGACCCGCAAAGAGGCTTTCCTCAGTATGGAACGCTGGACGGACCGTCTCGGTCTTGAAGACAAGCGGGGCCGTGATGTTCAGGAACTGAGTCTAGGGAATCAACAGCGTGTGCAGCTCGCGGCGGCTCTCGTTCACGACCCGGTAGTTCTGGTTCTCGATGAGCCCTTCTCCGGTCTTGACCCGGTTGCTGTCGACGTGATGAGTGAGGTACTTCGCGAGAAGGCACGACTCGGTGCGCCCGTGGTTTTTTCGAGTCACCAGCTGGATCTCGTGGAGCGCCTGTGTGACCGGGTAGGCATCATCGTTCGTGGTGAGATGCGAGCTATCGGCTCGGTCGAGGAATTGCGTGCGCGGGGAAAGCGTCAACTCGCCGTGAGCGCGCCGAACGCCCCGACCGTGTGGGCCGAGCAGATTCCAGGGGTTCGGCTGCTGTCATCCAACGGAAATGCAGTGTCTTTGCTTGAACTTGAGGATCACGTCGACGACCAGTCGGTCCTTCAGGCCGCGCTGGCTCACGGCCCGGTGCGGCATTTTGCTGCGCATCGCCCGACGTTGACTGAGCTCTTCCGAGAGGTGGTTTCCGAATGA
- a CDS encoding YciI family protein, which translates to MKYMLIMRSTDAAIEASKDMPFEEIINAMGAYNESMMKAGVLLGGEGLSGAEEGFVVDFSAEEPIVTDGPYGETHELFNGFWLIRASSKEEAVEWAKRCPLGPGSKLEVRRVTDESDFEDFSDNEYVQKEAGWREELGTN; encoded by the coding sequence ATGAAGTACATGCTGATCATGCGATCCACCGATGCGGCTATCGAAGCGTCGAAGGACATGCCGTTCGAAGAGATCATCAACGCGATGGGCGCCTACAACGAATCCATGATGAAGGCAGGAGTGCTGCTTGGTGGTGAGGGGCTTTCCGGGGCTGAAGAAGGTTTCGTCGTTGACTTCTCCGCTGAGGAACCCATCGTGACTGACGGTCCGTACGGTGAAACGCACGAACTCTTCAACGGTTTCTGGCTCATTCGGGCATCGTCGAAGGAAGAGGCTGTGGAATGGGCCAAACGCTGCCCGTTGGGCCCCGGGTCGAAACTCGAGGTCCGTCGCGTCACGGATGAAAGCGATTTCGAAGACTTCTCCGACAATGAGTACGTCCAGAAAGAAGCTGGATGGCGGGAAGAACTCGGCACCAACTGA
- a CDS encoding penicillin-binding transpeptidase domain-containing protein has protein sequence MRAPRLNSSLHIRLRSRLVLAAGLALVMISATSCGLFTDERRDTLEAFADAVNAGDVETAAAMTTDPDSAAEAIQASLDGMVTAGRTMSIGIEEDVAQTVTVWDLGEGRIAETVGEADFAETAEGMRLVWSPQLIDTRLEPGGRLVYSDLLDYDTPVVDRNDVPVMTWQTVTVVTLAAGAEASADSVASAVSDAAPTITGSSIREGMAEAEGQSYAVVTLREDAAAPIRDQLAAIEGVQLSEQGRLLTEDRALTTPVLRGLPDAWEETLRAEQGWSVIASNPDSFERIAGEDAGVVANVPTSLDLEYQQAAQAAVDGEGQPAAIVAIEPSTGGILAVAQNSAADSQGPISLTGLYAPGSTFKIVTTSAALNAGITSPDELLPCPGEATVEGRTIPNDEGFDLGQVPLHTAFARSCNTTQAMLAVQLEPEALTQTAESLGLGVDFDIPGLTTVTGSVPTTESGPARVEAAIGQGQVLASPFGMAVAVASLANDGTMIMPGLLEDEETTGDAEPAALPVSVVDAIREMMRETVSSGTATALADIAGLGGKTGTAEVGGAASNGWFVGIAGDIAFATFVEGGDSSAPAVAASGRFLRAVAQ, from the coding sequence ATGCGCGCACCGCGACTGAACTCCTCGCTGCACATTCGTCTCCGCTCCAGGCTTGTTCTCGCGGCTGGGCTCGCGCTCGTCATGATCAGCGCAACCTCCTGCGGGCTCTTCACGGACGAGCGGCGCGACACCCTCGAGGCGTTCGCCGATGCCGTGAACGCTGGCGACGTCGAAACGGCAGCAGCCATGACGACCGACCCGGACTCCGCTGCCGAAGCCATCCAGGCCAGCCTTGACGGAATGGTCACGGCAGGCAGGACGATGAGTATCGGCATCGAAGAAGACGTCGCGCAGACAGTGACCGTGTGGGACCTCGGGGAGGGGCGTATCGCAGAAACTGTCGGCGAGGCCGACTTCGCAGAAACCGCGGAGGGCATGCGTCTGGTGTGGTCGCCCCAGCTCATCGACACCAGGCTCGAACCTGGAGGCCGCCTTGTCTACTCGGATCTCCTCGACTATGACACCCCGGTCGTGGACCGCAACGATGTGCCAGTCATGACTTGGCAAACCGTCACCGTGGTCACGCTGGCAGCTGGAGCGGAGGCAAGCGCAGATTCAGTCGCATCCGCGGTTTCTGATGCGGCGCCGACAATCACGGGGAGCTCCATCCGCGAGGGAATGGCCGAAGCTGAGGGACAAAGCTATGCCGTCGTTACGCTCAGGGAGGACGCGGCAGCACCGATCCGTGACCAACTCGCCGCGATAGAGGGTGTGCAGCTCAGCGAGCAGGGCCGGCTGCTGACAGAGGACCGGGCACTCACGACACCCGTCCTGCGTGGCCTGCCCGACGCGTGGGAAGAGACACTGCGCGCCGAGCAAGGCTGGTCCGTCATCGCGAGTAATCCTGACTCGTTTGAACGCATCGCCGGGGAGGATGCAGGTGTGGTCGCCAACGTGCCGACCTCCCTGGACCTGGAATACCAGCAGGCCGCACAGGCTGCCGTCGACGGTGAAGGCCAGCCAGCGGCAATCGTCGCTATCGAGCCTTCTACCGGCGGAATCCTCGCGGTGGCACAAAACTCCGCCGCAGACTCGCAGGGTCCGATCTCCCTTACCGGGCTATACGCACCCGGATCGACATTCAAGATCGTCACGACCTCCGCAGCGCTCAACGCTGGCATCACTTCGCCCGATGAGCTGCTGCCCTGCCCCGGTGAGGCGACTGTCGAAGGCCGCACCATACCCAACGATGAAGGCTTCGACCTGGGGCAAGTACCGCTACATACGGCGTTCGCGCGGTCATGCAACACCACACAGGCGATGCTTGCCGTCCAGCTGGAGCCTGAAGCGCTGACACAGACTGCTGAATCACTCGGCCTCGGAGTGGATTTCGATATCCCAGGGCTCACTACAGTCACGGGCAGCGTCCCCACCACCGAAAGTGGTCCCGCGCGCGTCGAGGCTGCGATCGGACAGGGACAAGTACTCGCGAGCCCCTTCGGGATGGCAGTCGCAGTCGCATCGCTCGCAAACGACGGCACCATGATCATGCCTGGCCTCCTCGAGGATGAGGAGACGACGGGGGATGCAGAACCCGCCGCGCTCCCGGTAAGTGTCGTCGACGCTATCCGCGAAATGATGCGCGAAACCGTCAGCAGCGGAACCGCCACCGCGCTCGCCGACATTGCCGGCCTCGGCGGAAAAACTGGAACCGCGGAAGTCGGCGGTGCCGCTTCCAACGGCTGGTTCGTCGGCATCGCCGGGGACATCGCTTTTGCTACGTTCGTCGAAGGTGGAGACTCTTCCGCACCTGCTGTCGCGGCGTCTGGACGATTCCTCCGGGCCGTGGCGCAATAG
- a CDS encoding alpha/beta fold hydrolase, whose protein sequence is MSSAPITQTLDVSGAVLHYDIRGELPERGAADRVLLLAGSPMDASGFGTLASHFEERAVVTYDPRGTGRSRRTDGTGELTPETHADDLHRLIVELGVGPVDIFASSGGAVNALALVTAHPDDVRTLVAHEPPLATVVPDSDVVLAVCEDIYRTYQRSGSGPAMAKFIALTGVKGELAPSYLDEPSPSAADFGLPTEDDGARDDPLVGQNLRGCCGYEPDFNALANHPARIIVAAGEESAGEFAARAAAALAHRLGTELAVFPSHHAGFLGGEYGMTGEPEAFARTLRDVLTAQR, encoded by the coding sequence GTGAGCAGCGCACCAATAACCCAAACCCTCGATGTCTCCGGCGCAGTGCTGCACTACGACATCCGGGGCGAACTGCCCGAACGCGGTGCTGCCGACAGGGTGCTCCTACTCGCAGGCTCACCGATGGACGCGTCAGGTTTCGGTACCCTCGCGTCGCATTTCGAGGAACGCGCCGTTGTGACGTACGACCCCAGGGGCACCGGCCGGAGCCGCCGGACAGACGGAACTGGTGAACTGACGCCCGAAACCCACGCGGACGACTTGCACCGTCTGATTGTTGAGCTGGGCGTCGGACCAGTGGATATCTTCGCGAGTAGCGGCGGCGCTGTGAATGCGCTCGCACTGGTTACCGCACATCCAGATGATGTGCGCACTCTCGTTGCGCACGAACCGCCGCTCGCGACTGTGGTGCCTGATAGCGACGTCGTGCTGGCGGTATGCGAGGACATTTACCGCACCTATCAGCGCTCTGGCAGTGGCCCTGCGATGGCGAAGTTCATCGCCCTGACCGGCGTGAAGGGCGAGCTTGCGCCGTCGTATCTGGACGAGCCAAGTCCCAGCGCCGCGGACTTCGGTTTGCCGACGGAAGATGACGGCGCCCGCGACGATCCGCTTGTGGGACAGAACCTTCGAGGCTGCTGCGGATATGAGCCTGACTTCAATGCGCTAGCAAACCACCCCGCGAGGATCATCGTGGCCGCTGGTGAGGAATCCGCGGGTGAGTTCGCTGCGCGTGCCGCCGCTGCGCTTGCCCATCGACTTGGGACCGAACTAGCTGTGTTCCCCAGCCATCACGCTGGTTTTCTCGGTGGCGAGTATGGCATGACGGGAGAGCCAGAAGCGTTCGCGCGCACCCTTCGTGACGTCTTGACGGCGCAGCGGTGA
- a CDS encoding GNAT family N-acetyltransferase → MIRPVRRADFPVVQAIERAAGVAFADIGMGAVAEDDPPSLDELLRYESAGRAWVYTDDRDVPVAYLIADVVDDCAHIEQVSVHPDRAGQKLGRQLIEHVADWARKAGLSTLTLTTFTEVPWNGPYYRKLGFRYLSEDEMTPGLRAIRTEEAARGLDRWPRACMRRDL, encoded by the coding sequence ATGATTCGGCCAGTCCGCAGGGCTGACTTTCCGGTCGTGCAAGCTATTGAACGAGCCGCGGGGGTTGCATTCGCGGACATCGGTATGGGGGCAGTGGCCGAAGATGACCCGCCTTCCCTCGACGAGTTGCTGCGGTACGAATCGGCGGGCCGCGCCTGGGTCTATACCGATGATCGGGATGTTCCGGTCGCCTATCTCATCGCGGATGTCGTCGACGACTGCGCTCACATTGAGCAGGTATCTGTCCACCCTGATCGTGCAGGCCAGAAGCTTGGCAGACAGCTGATCGAGCACGTGGCGGACTGGGCACGAAAAGCGGGGCTCTCTACGCTGACGCTCACCACGTTCACTGAGGTTCCGTGGAACGGTCCCTACTATCGGAAACTCGGCTTCCGGTACCTCAGTGAAGACGAAATGACACCAGGCCTGCGAGCGATCAGAACAGAAGAAGCAGCCCGCGGTCTCGACCGCTGGCCACGCGCCTGTATGCGTCGGGATCTATAA
- a CDS encoding RidA family protein produces the protein MPSAVTLIRSSSLSDIAEYAYAATAPADARLVFLAGACPLNADGSTAAIGDYAGQAVKSIENMKVALAEAGASMADVIRTRVLVASSSQTDLVTAWEVVRDAFGDHDVPSTLLGVTVLGYDDQLVEIEAIAAIREPNA, from the coding sequence ATGCCTTCTGCTGTGACTTTGATCCGCTCTTCCTCATTGTCCGATATTGCCGAATACGCCTATGCCGCAACTGCTCCTGCTGACGCTCGGCTGGTTTTCCTCGCCGGCGCGTGCCCCCTTAACGCTGACGGCTCGACGGCCGCAATTGGCGACTACGCCGGCCAGGCAGTGAAATCGATCGAGAACATGAAGGTCGCGCTGGCTGAGGCGGGAGCGTCGATGGCGGATGTCATCCGTACTCGTGTGCTTGTCGCGTCCTCATCCCAGACCGACCTGGTCACCGCCTGGGAAGTGGTGCGGGACGCGTTCGGAGACCATGACGTACCGAGCACATTGTTGGGCGTAACGGTCCTCGGATATGACGACCAACTTGTCGAGATCGAGGCGATCGCGGCAATTCGCGAGCCGAACGCGTGA
- a CDS encoding RNA polymerase sigma factor yields MTDIRRTLDAIWRIEGARVVAVLARMVGDVSLAEDLAQEAVADALVQWPESGVPRNAGAWLTAVAKRKAIDSWRRRERLDERYRTIARDLEAHISGEWEPIDDDVLRLIFTACHPVLGRDAQVAMTLRIVGGLASEEIARMFLVGVPTMQQRIVRAKKTLTAARVPFEVPEPEEWSTRLSGVLSVIYLIFTEGYAATSGDRWIRTDLANEALRLGRIVAELAPGEPEVHGLVALMEFQAARFAARIAPDGSPVLLADQDRARWDHGQIARGDAALARADALHRGRANYALQAGIAQCHAHAASVEATDWDRIVLLYEALGELTKNPVVELNRAVAVSMTSGPLAALEIVDRLSAGGALRGSHLLPSVRGELLAKLGRISEARAELTTAAEQVTNERQRAVLLAKAKAL; encoded by the coding sequence ATGACTGATATCCGCCGAACCCTCGATGCGATCTGGCGCATCGAGGGGGCGCGAGTGGTCGCCGTACTCGCGCGGATGGTCGGAGATGTCAGTCTCGCTGAGGACCTCGCGCAGGAAGCCGTGGCCGACGCGCTGGTCCAGTGGCCTGAGTCGGGTGTGCCCCGAAATGCCGGGGCTTGGCTCACCGCTGTAGCGAAACGCAAGGCAATCGACAGTTGGCGTCGGCGTGAGCGGCTTGACGAGCGCTACCGCACGATCGCTCGTGACCTTGAAGCGCACATCAGCGGCGAGTGGGAACCGATTGATGATGACGTGCTGCGGCTCATCTTCACTGCGTGCCATCCGGTGCTCGGCCGGGACGCTCAGGTGGCGATGACCCTCCGCATAGTCGGTGGCCTGGCCAGCGAGGAAATCGCGCGGATGTTCCTAGTCGGAGTGCCGACGATGCAGCAGCGGATTGTGCGGGCAAAGAAGACTCTCACGGCCGCTCGAGTGCCGTTCGAGGTGCCCGAACCTGAGGAATGGTCCACTCGCTTGAGTGGAGTGCTGAGCGTAATTTATCTGATCTTCACTGAGGGTTATGCCGCGACATCGGGCGACCGCTGGATTCGCACGGATCTCGCCAACGAGGCGTTGCGTCTCGGGCGTATTGTTGCGGAGCTTGCGCCCGGAGAACCGGAGGTACATGGACTCGTCGCACTCATGGAGTTCCAGGCTGCACGGTTCGCGGCGCGCATAGCGCCGGACGGATCACCAGTTTTGCTCGCCGACCAGGACCGGGCTCGATGGGATCATGGTCAGATCGCTCGCGGAGATGCGGCCCTCGCCCGAGCGGATGCGCTCCACAGGGGGCGCGCCAACTACGCACTGCAAGCGGGGATTGCGCAATGCCACGCCCACGCGGCGAGTGTTGAGGCCACCGATTGGGATCGGATTGTGCTGCTATACGAGGCACTGGGAGAGCTCACAAAGAATCCAGTTGTCGAACTCAACCGTGCAGTCGCGGTCTCGATGACCTCGGGGCCTTTAGCGGCGCTGGAGATTGTTGATCGGCTCTCCGCTGGCGGCGCGCTGCGCGGCTCGCACCTGCTGCCGAGCGTGCGCGGGGAATTGCTGGCGAAACTGGGTCGCATCAGCGAGGCACGCGCCGAACTCACGACGGCGGCAGAACAAGTGACCAATGAGCGCCAGCGCGCCGTGCTCCTGGCAAAGGCGAAGGCACTGTGA
- a CDS encoding GAP family protein, with protein MTTLLLALLGFSLLDSLDVLLVGATAAIVYDARLARRSPVPGGVGFLLGVFMVTTAFGLLTVLGVSFLADHFEVSFTPTMRYWAELLVGVVLIVIALLPASERKQPPEWTARLRRNPLLLLGVGVAIGMAQAPTAVPYLAGLGMIVAHQPLPGWWPLIVVVYCLVALIPPAVVLIMATRSTTAARRRYLAVIRFVTRYGPRAVRVVFLVAGTALLADAAMNYQHLL; from the coding sequence ATGACGACGCTGTTGCTGGCGCTACTGGGGTTTTCGCTCCTTGATTCCCTTGACGTTCTGTTAGTGGGGGCGACCGCTGCGATCGTCTACGATGCACGCCTCGCCCGCAGGTCGCCAGTCCCAGGTGGGGTCGGTTTTCTGCTCGGCGTTTTCATGGTCACTACTGCCTTTGGTCTTCTGACTGTGCTGGGCGTGAGCTTCCTGGCTGACCACTTTGAGGTCAGCTTCACCCCAACGATGCGCTACTGGGCCGAGTTATTGGTGGGCGTCGTACTGATCGTCATTGCGCTGCTCCCGGCTTCGGAACGAAAGCAGCCCCCGGAATGGACGGCTCGGCTTCGCCGGAACCCCTTACTCCTCCTCGGCGTCGGTGTCGCGATCGGTATGGCTCAAGCCCCCACGGCGGTTCCGTACCTTGCGGGATTAGGCATGATTGTGGCTCACCAGCCGCTGCCGGGGTGGTGGCCACTCATCGTTGTCGTGTACTGCCTGGTCGCTCTGATTCCGCCAGCTGTTGTCCTCATCATGGCGACTCGTTCAACAACCGCCGCCCGACGTCGGTACCTGGCGGTCATTCGTTTCGTGACTCGCTACGGACCACGAGCGGTACGTGTCGTGTTTCTGGTTGCGGGCACGGCACTACTGGCCGATGCAGCGATGAACTACCAGCATTTGCTGTGA
- a CDS encoding ABC transporter permease, which yields MTRKNQSRNVIWLVFRREFLAQVRTKSFVVGTLVTVAIIVGALVAFSIFRGDGEAEPSQIALTGDAPQLAQVIGETATAMEVPVEVEEAASDEEARALVESGDVEAALLANADGSYTIVSDDEPDPMLRTILETAVSALALDQALGAQGVDAAALQNAVDTAQVSVETIAQPDPERGERIIMSWVALYLLFGTVMGYGMYVAMGVTEEKSSRIVELLLSTIRPLQLLWGKILGIGAVALLSVVTYGVVGIVAAQLLGLLTVTTTALSVFAATVIWVVLGFVFFATLYAAAGSLVSRQEEMQQAASPLMIILMACFGISIPAIFNPEGTLSNVLAWIPPFSAFVMPVRTAAGVTSPLELAGSIAVMVIACLVASILAARIYQRTVLTTGSRISWVKALRG from the coding sequence ATGACCCGAAAGAATCAGTCCCGCAATGTCATATGGCTCGTATTCCGCAGAGAGTTCCTGGCGCAGGTTCGAACGAAATCATTTGTCGTAGGCACTCTGGTGACGGTCGCCATCATAGTGGGCGCCCTAGTTGCGTTCTCGATCTTCCGGGGCGACGGGGAAGCGGAGCCATCTCAGATTGCGCTGACTGGCGACGCGCCACAGTTGGCGCAGGTGATCGGTGAGACGGCAACCGCGATGGAGGTACCCGTCGAGGTCGAGGAAGCCGCCTCCGATGAGGAGGCTCGAGCGCTGGTCGAATCGGGCGATGTCGAGGCTGCACTGCTGGCCAATGCCGATGGCAGTTACACGATCGTGAGTGACGACGAACCGGATCCGATGCTGCGCACCATCCTCGAGACCGCAGTCTCGGCCCTTGCGCTGGATCAGGCTTTAGGCGCGCAGGGCGTTGATGCTGCGGCGTTGCAAAATGCAGTCGACACTGCCCAGGTTTCCGTGGAAACCATCGCCCAGCCGGATCCAGAGCGTGGTGAGCGGATCATCATGTCCTGGGTGGCGTTGTACCTGCTTTTCGGCACGGTCATGGGATACGGCATGTATGTGGCGATGGGTGTGACCGAGGAGAAGTCGAGCCGGATCGTCGAGCTGCTTCTCTCGACTATCCGGCCGCTGCAGCTGCTGTGGGGCAAGATCCTCGGAATCGGCGCTGTCGCGCTGCTGAGCGTGGTGACATATGGCGTCGTCGGAATCGTGGCCGCTCAGCTGCTTGGCTTGCTCACCGTGACGACGACGGCACTATCGGTCTTCGCTGCCACCGTCATCTGGGTAGTGCTCGGGTTCGTGTTCTTTGCGACGCTCTATGCGGCCGCGGGTTCGCTGGTTTCGCGTCAGGAGGAGATGCAGCAAGCCGCATCGCCGCTGATGATCATTCTCATGGCGTGCTTCGGCATCAGCATTCCCGCAATTTTCAACCCAGAGGGGACGTTGAGCAATGTGCTGGCTTGGATCCCGCCGTTCTCCGCGTTCGTGATGCCGGTTCGGACCGCTGCGGGGGTGACGTCACCTCTCGAACTAGCAGGTTCGATCGCGGTCATGGTGATTGCATGCCTGGTCGCGTCGATTCTCGCAGCACGGATCTATCAGCGGACGGTGCTGACGACCGGCTCGCGAATTTCGTGGGTGAAGGCGTTGCGCGGCTGA
- a CDS encoding HNH endonuclease family protein — MAVSARWTVGAVVGAVALGVVACQPSSFEDTLDEWFDFIDTGSLTPEEAPPHYPDDRGVLALISELEMAAESTMADYDRSDFPHWERLDPQFGFGATYSFIEGRCTSRDAVLLRDATGDVTLDPDTCDFAVGPGGGWLDQYGVIDRESGELRDYKWMTNSSDVDAEHIVALGEAWRSGASEMDLETRTLIANDALNVVISDPSANRSKGDQDPSTYLPPGNFRCEYVERYTQVKVKYGLTVDPDEHSALRNAATECITKGELE, encoded by the coding sequence GTGGCCGTATCTGCACGCTGGACTGTCGGAGCTGTTGTTGGAGCGGTTGCCCTGGGAGTTGTCGCTTGCCAGCCGTCGAGCTTCGAGGACACGCTGGACGAGTGGTTCGATTTCATCGATACCGGAAGCCTCACGCCCGAGGAAGCACCCCCACACTATCCCGATGATCGGGGAGTCCTGGCCCTCATCAGCGAGCTCGAGATGGCTGCTGAATCGACCATGGCCGATTACGACCGAAGCGACTTTCCCCACTGGGAACGCCTGGACCCGCAATTCGGGTTCGGCGCCACTTACAGCTTCATCGAAGGGCGCTGTACCTCCCGTGATGCTGTCCTCCTGCGCGACGCTACCGGCGATGTCACCCTCGATCCGGACACCTGTGACTTCGCCGTCGGACCAGGTGGCGGGTGGTTGGATCAGTACGGGGTGATCGACCGGGAATCTGGCGAGTTGCGCGACTACAAGTGGATGACCAACTCTTCCGATGTCGATGCGGAACACATTGTTGCCCTCGGTGAGGCATGGCGTTCAGGTGCAAGCGAAATGGATCTGGAGACGCGAACGCTGATTGCGAATGACGCGCTGAACGTGGTGATTTCGGACCCCTCAGCAAACCGGTCGAAAGGTGATCAGGATCCGTCGACGTATTTGCCGCCGGGAAACTTCCGTTGCGAGTACGTTGAGCGCTACACGCAGGTCAAGGTCAAATACGGCCTGACGGTAGATCCGGACGAACACAGTGCGCTGAGAAATGCAGCGACAGAATGCATCACGAAGGGAGAGCTTGAATGA